One Micromonas commoda chromosome 5, complete sequence genomic window, CCTGCACttcgccagcctcgcggcgtttcTCTCCGAGACTCGCTTCTGCGTGCCCCGCCTCTCCCGATCGGTCATCCTGGGCCAGTTTTCGATGCGTCGCATCGTGCAGTCGTCGTTGACGATGATGGgcccgaggtcgtcgagcgcgacctTATCGCCGAACTTAATCTGACGCACCggcccgacgtcgtcgttcgacccgctcgagcacaccggctcgagcgcggggatgggttcgtcatcctcgccgcgcctctCCTCTTCCTTcccggacgccgaggcggccccgcccgccaggagcgcgagcaggaGCATCGCCAcgaggaccgcgacgcgaagcgcGTGCCGCATCGATccgaaccccgccgccgcgcgtcgacgcgtgcccccgcggcgaaacTGTGATCCTCCTTGATTTTCTCGAGGTATTTTCCGCGCCTGGCAGTCGTCGTCAGTCAttcgctcgccggcgcgccgtcaCTCGGTTCCGAGCAGCAGTCGCCGAGCGCAGACGCCGGCATgggggacgacgatgaggaggtGGTGGACAACACCGCCAAGGCTAACCGCGCGGACATGAAcaagctcggcggcggcggcggcgacgacgacggcggcgtggactcCGACGCGGCTaagaagcgcgcgctcgagatgGCCAACGACGATctcaagaaggagaaggaggcggaggctgcgaggcTGAA contains:
- a CDS encoding predicted protein; the encoded protein is MRHALRVAVLVAMLLLALLAGGAASASGKEEERRGEDDEPIPALEPVCSSGSNDDVGPVRQIKFGDKVALDDLGPIIVNDDCTMRRIENWPRMTDRERRGTQKRVSERNAARLAKCRDDYAKAGIWHDAYSDTEYKWKGPSRGRDPENERKDEP
- a CDS encoding predicted protein, coding for MGDDDEEVVDNTAKANRADMNKLGGGGGDDDGGVDSDAAKKRALEMANDDLKKEKEAEAARLKELMAVKISQEDVATIVGEIEVEKKAAEMRLREHGGDVVAALKSYV